A window of [Clostridium] innocuum genomic DNA:
CTTTTCAATCATCTTTCTGACCAGTGCCTCATCGTAACTTTCAATATCTGCATCTTGGTTTTTTAAGAAATCCACCATCTCGGTAATCCGCTGTTTTAATCCATCCCGTTCGGCATTTTCCACCAAAGCATTCTGCTTCATTTCCCGGAGGCGATCTATTTCATCTGCAATCTCCGTATAATCTGCATTGCTGTTGGCAAGTTTTAGCAGTTCCTCCAGCCTGCCGTCCACATTATCAGTAGGCTGTTCTGCTTCAGAAAGTACTGCATCGATATTCTGCTGCAGCTGTTCAAGCACAGCATCCCGGCTATGGTAAGCAGTGTTGATTGCCTGCATGACCGCAGCCTGCAATTCTGTTTCCTGCACCGTTGGCACATCGCAGCACTGTGGACCATGTTCCACCCGGCTGACGCATCGCCAGACGATGGAGTACTTGCCACGGTTGTTCCATGCAATCCTGCGGTAAATATCACCGCACTTCGGCAGTAGACGATACTGGAAAGTGCATACTTGCTGCTGTACACCCGTTTCTTCCGAATGGCTCCGCTGTGGAGATTGGCTCGTCTGACCATTTCTTTCTGTACCTGCATATAAAAGTCACGGGGAATGATGGCTTCGTGGCTGTTTTCAACATAATACTAATATTCCTGCTGTTTTGATGCTTTCTACCATCTTCTGCATTCTAATCTCACTATAACGTTTGAAACCATGTCCCGGATAAGGCTTTAATTGAGAAATTTTTATTTCATTCAGTTCTGTATCTGATATGATCGGACTACCATCATCTCCAAAGATACTGTCAAGATCTCGCGGGCGTCTTATCATTTTACATAACCTCCTGTATAACTTCTAAGGCAAGTTTTTCAAATGCAATGGATGCCTTATCAAATAGCAATAATACTTTTTGTAATAGTGTCAATCAATTCAATCAATTCTACAATTTCTTTCTGTTCATCATTCGAAAACAAATAACCATATTTTTGGAAATGTGAATACATAATTTTCATATTCATCTCTGCTGCTTCATAGGCTTCTAAAAGCCCATTTTCTTGAAAATTTTTTTGAGAAGGCAAATTTATAATAATATGACCTAAAAGCTTTTCCTCTGGCAATACATTAAGTAATTCGGTATAAGCCTCTCTCAATCCTTTATATCGTTCTTGATTTACAGTGAATTTTTGTTTGCTTTTTTCAAGTTCTACTAAGCGTTTATTATTCTTAAATGCAATAAATAAAGAAAAGATACCTGTAACTAAGGATGCTATTACACCTGTCGAAAGCAATTCTAATATAATAGTAATGTTGTTATCCATTTTGCTCTCCTATTCTCATAATAACTTCCCTAAAATATATCCTAATATGGTACTAAGCAAACAAAAGAATAAGTTCCATAAAAATGTTTTAGGGAATGCCTTTTTTTCTTGCTTATTCAATGTGTTTTCCAAAAGTTTATTCAATGCTTCAACTTGTTCTTGATTCATAGAAGTTATTTGTTGACTTATTTCTGCTTCCTGTTTCATCTGCTCAAACAGCTTTTTTTGCTTTTCCATTTCAAGTAGTGCATTTTCAATAATTTCTTTAGAATTCTGCAAGTTCTTGCTAACATAATCAATGTTTTCGCTTATTACATTATCTTCTGATGTCTTTAATTTCTCTTTATTTAAGCTTGCTTTTATAGCTTTTAAGTCTACTCCTAAAAACGACGAAATAACTGATATAAGTACTTCCAATATTGCTGTGTTCATTTTATCCCTCCACGATATGTAGCTCATCAGTTTGCTAAACTTGTTTTATTTCTTTAAAATCTTATAACATTGGCTATTTTAGGGTTTGGGTTGTAGAGCATCCGCCCAATAACATAAAACAAGCACATAATAATATCCATCTTCTCATCTTACTCACTCCTTCCATTTTTCATTAGTTGATAAATATCATTTTGGATTTTTTTAATATAATTGCAGTAAATTCTTAACATGGCATCTACCTCTTTGGTTGGCATGTCAATAGGTTTTCTATTCATTCCTGTTATTGTTAGGAAAGCCTGTATTGAATCATAAAGAATATCTAATTTGATTTGTACATCCTCTAGCGTATGTATGTACCTCCTTATCAGCAACATACACTATCATACAAGTCTGCACATATCCATAAGAATTGGTATTTCTTTTTATACTATAATTCTATACTATTTTACGTCTTTTCGTATACTCTCTAGAATCTCTTTTTTTCCTGAACACTACATATATGCGAAAAGGTATAAAAAAGCCTGACTTTATATGAAAATCAGGCAAAATATTATTTACTAGCAAATATACACCAAAAGCAATTAAAAAGAGCACAAAAAACAATTAAATACAAATAAGAGTATAAAGAAATAATTCAAATGACTCATCTGATTTATAAAGAAAACATCTTTTCGGAATATGGAGAAGTTGCTAATCAGGTAATTTACGAATTGGAGCAAGAAAAGAAGATGGCAAATATAAGAATGCTTTCGTATCATGAAAACTGAGTTTAAGGCTAGACCTGTTTATTTACAAGGAGAAGATCGAATCAAAGCGTATTTCTTAATTTGTTTTATATCACCATTGATATATCGTTTACTAGAAGAAAAAAAAATAAAGAATATACAGTAGAATAAATAATTCATACATTACGAGAAATGAATGTATGTGAAATTGAGGAATATGGATATATCCCTACTTATAAACAAACAGATTTAACAGATAAATTGCATGAATAATTTGAGTTTCAAACGAACACGCAAATCATTAAGAGAAGCAAAATAAGAAATATTATTCATCAAACAAAACAAAAAAATTAGAATATACTACATATCGTTACAAAGCGAAAACTCAAGATTAGTCTTTATTTATCAGCTAATCTTGAGTTTTTCTCTCTCTTAAGGTGTCAAACTTGGGATATTAGAATTATAGCACATCATTCAGAATTTCACGAACGGTCATAGTCGCGCAAAAATCGAACTTGTGAGAATGATTGATATATCCTTAATATATAATAAATTTACTTTCTTTAATTTGAATAATTTAAATATTTTGAAGAAACAATATAACTAAATCTTGTTTATTGCTTTTACGAGAATACTGAAGCAAAAGTTTTTTATTCTGATATCATCTTAACTTGCTCTTTTTATAACCTTATTTGTTATTGGCTTAAATACTTTTAGTATTGGTCCTATTCCAAAAGCAAGAAGAATAGTTCCAACTTGTATTGGTCCTCCAACTAGAAATGCTAAACTAGCAATTGAAACATCGATGATTACTCTTAAAAGGAATGGATTTTTATTGATTTTTTCACTTATTGAAAACGATACAGCATCATAGGGAACCATGCCTAAATCACAATTCATATATAAAGACATTCCCAATGCAATACACACCATTCCAACACCAAATAATACAAAACTAGCAATTATTGACATAGAAGTCGGTAATACAGATTCCATTACTTCATTTATTACTTGTAAAATATATCCGAATGATATCATAGGAACTAAACTTCCAATTCCTAAAAATCTCTTTTGAATAAATAGAATGAGTACTGCGATGATAAACTGTGCAACAAGGGTAAATGTTCCTAAGGAAATATTAAGCATATTGGAAGAACCTACACATAAAGCATTAAATGGATCAATACCAAAATTTGTATAATTGCATAGCCCTGTTCCAAATGCCATAAAGATAATTCCACATATAATGATAATAATTTTTCTAATCATGGAAAATAGAAACCTCTGATAACATGTTTCTTAATCTCATGGCATCCCAAGGCAAGTGTTCAGCAATTGTTAATCCAACAATATTACTATATTTAGAAATATCGCCTAGAATTCTTCCAATGTGTTCTAACTTTAATTCTCCAATTGCAGCATCGAATGATTCAAGATATGGTTCGGCAGGATATATTGAACGAAAATCTTGAGGATCCAATACATCTAAATCGAAATGCACAGCTACATGCTTTATATTTTCCTTCTGAATCCAATCTACAAGAATATTACTATCATTTTTTAGTTGAGAAGGAGTAGCGTATGAAATCTTTTTGATATTGACAATTTGATCCTTTTCTCTTAAATCATCATAAATAAGACCAGCTAGCATTACTTTATTTTTATTAATCGGATTTTTCACCATTGATGCAAGTGTGGATCCTTCTCCGGAAATAAGATTATTTAAAACCATTTCATGGTTTCTAGTTGATGTTTCAACTGTAGATACATCTGGATGTGCATCTAGCCATAATATTCCCAGTTTTTCCCCATACTTCCCACTTAGATAGTCAAAAGGGACTTGAGATACAGAACAATCTCCTCCAATAACAATTATTCTATCTGGATTCTCTTGAATTAAAACTTCTTCGGTATCTTTCATTTGTTTTTTTAAGGCTTCTTCTCCTTCAATACCATTTTTTTGTTTTAATTCCTCATCAAAACTTATATTTACAGGTACTTTTACTGTCTTAATAGACGATACTTGAGGGACTATTATACTTAATAGTTCACTTCCAAATACATAATTTGGATTGTTGCCGCCCTGCCACTGTGGAATATCTAATCTTATTGTTTTCATAAATGCATCTCCTTAAATCTTGCTTTTTAATGACTGACCATTTGATTGAATAACTTCTTTATACCAATCAAAACTATCTTTTTTAAATCGTTTTAAGCTTCCTTCCCCTTTATCATTGCGATCTACATAAATAAATCCATAACGTTTTTCCATCTGACACTCACTATTACTTACTAAATCAATTGGCGCCCAACTTGTATATCCTAAAACTTCCACACCATCCTGCAAAGCCTCATAAACCTGTAACAAATGTTCTCTAAAGAAATTTATTCGATATGGATCATGAATTTTACCATTTTCTAGCTTATCTTTAAATGCCATACCATTTTCAACAATAAATAATGGTAATTGATAGCGATCATATAATTCATTTAATAAAATTCTTAATCCTTTTGGATCAATTTGATAGCCCCAATCAGAAAGTGTCAAGTACGGATTTTTAATAGTTGAAGCAATATTTCCTCGTGTTGTAATGTATTTGCTCTTATCTGCAGTAGCACAATCACTTGCATAATAACTGATAGAAATAAAATCAACTGTGTGTTTCAAATCCACAAGATCTTGATCTGTAATTTCAAGATGAATGTTATTTTCTTCAAAATAACGATTCATATAATTTGGATATTTACCTCTAACATGCACATCTGCAAAGAATAAAGTTTTTCTTTCTCTGTTTATTTTTTCTAGGACATCATCTGGTTTAGAAGTCAAAGCATAAATTGGAGCTCCTGCAATCATACATCCAATCTGTAAATTTGAATCTAACTCATGTGCAACTTTCGTAATAAGTGCACTTGCAACAAATTGATGATGGATTGCCTGATACAATATGTTTCTATTGATATCCTCAGGTACCCCTTGAATTCCTGCTCCATTAAATGGTGCATGCAGTGTCATATTTATTTCATTGAAAGTTAACCAGTATTTTACACGATCTTTGTATCTTTCAATCATAGTTTTTGCATATTTCAAATAGAAATCAATCAATTTTCTATTTTTCCACCCACCATATTTAATAGCAAGATTCAGCGGCATTTCATAATGCGAAAGTGTTACCATGATCGCAATATTGTGTTTTATTAACTCATGAAATAAATCATCATAATATTTCAATCCTGCTTCATTAGGTGTTTTTTCATCTCCATTTGGATAAATGCGTGGCCAAGCAATTGATACTCTCAAAATTTTGAAATTCATTTCAGATAATAATTCAATATCATCTTTATATTTATGGTAAAAATCGATTCCAATTCGTTTTAAATAATTTTCCTTTGGCGGTATAGAAACATCACCAAAGACACCATCAGGTAAAGCGTCTGCAGTTGAATATCCTTTACCATCTTCTAACACTGCACCTTCACATTGGTTAGCTGCAATCGCTCCTCCCCACAAAAAGTTATTAGGAAATTGTATTTCGTTATGCATCTTGAATTCTCCTATTCTATGGTTAACACTGTTTGTCCAGCTTGAACATTCTTTTCATTCGTCAATTGAATTGTTTGAAAATCATTTGAGTTGCAAACAACATGTATAATCATTGTTGGATAACCTGCTTTTTTCACTTTTTCTAGTTCAACTTCAACTAATAACTCCCCTTTCTTAACTGCTTGTCCCTGTCTAACATGACAGTTAAATCCTTCACCATTCATATTAACTGTATCAATGCCGATATGAAGCAATAGTTCTAATCCCTCATCAGTTAATATTCCAATTGCATGTTTTGAAGGAAAAACCGCTGTAATTGTTCCATTTGCTGGAGAAACTACTTTTCCATTTACTGGTTCTATTGCAAAGCATTGTCCCATCATTCCTTCTGAGAATACATTATCTGGAATATCACTCATTGGAATAACACTTCCTTCACAACTAGCATCAACATTAATTTTACCTAATGGAAGATTCTTTTGTTGTTCTTGTGAATCAAATCCCTCTGTATATTCATCATCTTTTACATCATCAAATCCAGTTACAATTACCCAAATGAATGCTACAATAAACGCCACTGTACATGATACAACAAACCAAATAAATGTATCTGTTAAGAATAATGGAATACCAATGATAGGTCCTGTTGCCATACCTGTTGCAGTTACATGGAAGAATCCAGCAATAGCACCACCTACTGCTCCACCAATACATACTCCGATAAGTGGTCTTTTTAATTTAGAAGTAATTCCATATAATGCTGGTTCTGTGATACCTAGAATTGCATTTAAAGCCGCTGTTCCTGCTAATGATTTAAAATCGCGATTTTTTGTTTTTAGGAAGACGGCAAATGTTGCTCCAGCTTGTGCTGAGTTAGAAGCGACATTTAGTCCCATTAAGTATTCAACACCGTATGTCGATAAAGACTGAACCATAACAGGTGTAAATCCATTATGAATTCCTAATAATACCATAATTGGGAAGAAACCAGAGAAAATGGCTCCAGCAATAACTCCATAATTTACATAAAATGTTAAGAAGTTTGAAGCAAGAACATCACTGATCATAGAGCCAACTGGACCAATCGCAACAATAACTAACACTCCAGTTACAAACACTGTAAGTAATGGAACCAAAATTGTTCTTAAAATACTTGGCACTACTTTAGCAAAGAATTTTTCTATATAGCTCATTACAATCACTGTCATAATAATTGGAAGAACTGAACTAGCATAAGAAGCACTAAATACTGGAATTCCTAATAAATGATGTGTTGTTCCGTCTCCAAGCATATTAATTAAATCAGGATGAAGCATAATTCCTGCAACAACCATTGCCAAGTAACGATTACATTTGAAATGTGTCGCTGTACTTACTGCTAATAAGAATGGTAAGAAGTAATATGCTGCATCTGAGAATAACATCAGCCATTTAAACATTTCGCCATCTGGTGAAATAACATTTGCAAACATTAATCCTAATAAAATTCCTTTTAATAACCCTGCACCAATGATAGCTGGTAAAATTGGTGTGAATATTCCTGTAAAAGTATCAAGAATTACTGCAAGTAGTTTTTTCTTTTCTTTTGGCACTTCATTATTCTTTGATAAACCTACTAATGGTTCAAATTCCAAAAAGACATCTGCAACTTTTGGACCTAAAATAACTTGATATTGCCCTTCTACAAGGTTCACCCCCATAACTCCAGGAAGCTTTTTAATTTGATCCTCCTTGATAATGTTTAAATCTTTGATCGTCATCCTTAAACGAGTAATACAGTGAGTGACTGCTGAAATATTTTCTTTCCCACCTACTAATTCAAGAATTTGTGTGGCTAATTCTTTATTTGTCATACTTTTTCCTCCTCTACATTTGCTTTAAATATTTATACTTTCTGTATTGACAATTGCATTATAGCAACCAATGTAAGCACATACAATATAGCTAAATATCAATGGTCTTAAAGTTTCAAACTAAGAAAAAAAAGAGAACTTTTTTTGAAATTATGAGTTTCAAAAATCCTCTTTCTTACTATAAATATTCTCCACATCTAAAGCATTCTTTATATGATAATCAAAATCTTTTACTAACAAACAGGCAAATAAAATATCTAAAATGTAATTCATTGATATTGCAAGTAACATCATTTCAAAACCAGCTATAATATTTTTATCATATACCTGTAAGTAATGATCACAAACATTTTTTAAATCATCAAATTCTTCTCCACCAATACCTAATGTATACTGGCCAATAGATTTAACCTTTCTAGCACTATATACTGCTTGCTTATTTCCTCCAGTAAATGAAAGAATAATGGATACTCTTTTATTGTTTTTTGTACTCATAACATAATGCTCATTTAAATTTGTGAAAATATTACACTGCTTACCCAATGTTTGAAATTTAAACATTGCTGATTCTGCTATTGCTTGTGTTACTCCTGAACAATAGAAATCAATTACTTCTGCATTTTTTATTTTTTGAACGATACTTCTCACTAATTCTTTATTTAACATCAAATTTGTGTTTACTATTGCAACATTATAAAAATGAGGCATCTTTCCTAAAATATCACTTACGCCACTATACTTATTGAATGGTTGTTTTAATCGAATATCTTTAATCTTATCTCTTTCATAATTTTCTTGTTGAATGACTCTTTTAAGTTCTTCATAGCTGCCTACACCTATTTTTTTACAAAACCTAAATACAGTAGATTTACTAGTTAATGTAATCATTCCTAAATCATCAGCTGTTAATTCATCTAAAGAATATGGGTTTTTCAAAATATAATCAGCAATACTTTGCTCAGAATGAGTAAATATTTCTTTTTCTAATTTATCAAAAATCACTTTAACACCTCCTGCCAAATTTATAATAATAACATGTGATCAACTACCTTTATTATATACTTAAATTAAGTAAATGTCATACTATAATCATCATTTAAATCACTATTATTTTAAACATATATTAGATTTTTTGCTTTTATGTTTTACCTTAAATCTCTTTTTTTCTCGAACACTAAAACAAGGAAAAAATGTACAAGAAAAGCCTGACTTTTATTAAAATCAGGCAAATTAGCATTTACTATCAGTTGCACCCCATTTTGAGTGCTTCAAATTTTGCTTATCAAAAAGTGTCGAAAAGCCTTTATTCATGGGCTTTTTTGCACTTTTATTTTCTCACTATCAGACACACACATTCGACGTGATGTGTAAATGGAAACATATCCAGAGGCTGCACAATTTCTGTACGATACCCCTTCTCTTCCAGCAGCTTTAAATCCCTTGCCAGTGTCCCGGGATCACAGGACACATAAACAATCCGTTTTGGCTGCATCATCACCATACTGTCAATCGTCTGTACATCACACCCCTTGCGCGGCGGATCTACCACAATCACATCCGGATGTGCCCCCTGCTCACACAGCTTTTTCGCATAGTCAGCCGCATCACTGCATACAAAATCAATATTCGCAATGCCATTCAATGCCGCATTCTTTCTCGCATCACGAATCGCCTGCGGTACGATTTCAATTCCCGTCACATGCTTGGCCTGCTGTGCTAAAAACATGGAAATCGTTCCAACCCCGCAATACAAATCCAATACGGCTTCCTTTCCCGTAAGCTGTGCAAACTC
This region includes:
- a CDS encoding arginase family protein, yielding MKTIRLDIPQWQGGNNPNYVFGSELLSIIVPQVSSIKTVKVPVNISFDEELKQKNGIEGEEALKKQMKDTEEVLIQENPDRIIVIGGDCSVSQVPFDYLSGKYGEKLGILWLDAHPDVSTVETSTRNHEMVLNNLISGEGSTLASMVKNPINKNKVMLAGLIYDDLREKDQIVNIKKISYATPSQLKNDSNILVDWIQKENIKHVAVHFDLDVLDPQDFRSIYPAEPYLESFDAAIGELKLEHIGRILGDISKYSNIVGLTIAEHLPWDAMRLRNMLSEVSIFHD
- a CDS encoding family 1 glycosylhydrolase — its product is MHNEIQFPNNFLWGGAIAANQCEGAVLEDGKGYSTADALPDGVFGDVSIPPKENYLKRIGIDFYHKYKDDIELLSEMNFKILRVSIAWPRIYPNGDEKTPNEAGLKYYDDLFHELIKHNIAIMVTLSHYEMPLNLAIKYGGWKNRKLIDFYLKYAKTMIERYKDRVKYWLTFNEINMTLHAPFNGAGIQGVPEDINRNILYQAIHHQFVASALITKVAHELDSNLQIGCMIAGAPIYALTSKPDDVLEKINRERKTLFFADVHVRGKYPNYMNRYFEENNIHLEITDQDLVDLKHTVDFISISYYASDCATADKSKYITTRGNIASTIKNPYLTLSDWGYQIDPKGLRILLNELYDRYQLPLFIVENGMAFKDKLENGKIHDPYRINFFREHLLQVYEALQDGVEVLGYTSWAPIDLVSNSECQMEKRYGFIYVDRNDKGEGSLKRFKKDSFDWYKEVIQSNGQSLKSKI
- a CDS encoding PTS transporter subunit EIIC, whose translation is MTNKELATQILELVGGKENISAVTHCITRLRMTIKDLNIIKEDQIKKLPGVMGVNLVEGQYQVILGPKVADVFLEFEPLVGLSKNNEVPKEKKKLLAVILDTFTGIFTPILPAIIGAGLLKGILLGLMFANVISPDGEMFKWLMLFSDAAYYFLPFLLAVSTATHFKCNRYLAMVVAGIMLHPDLINMLGDGTTHHLLGIPVFSASYASSVLPIIMTVIVMSYIEKFFAKVVPSILRTILVPLLTVFVTGVLVIVAIGPVGSMISDVLASNFLTFYVNYGVIAGAIFSGFFPIMVLLGIHNGFTPVMVQSLSTYGVEYLMGLNVASNSAQAGATFAVFLKTKNRDFKSLAGTAALNAILGITEPALYGITSKLKRPLIGVCIGGAVGGAIAGFFHVTATGMATGPIIGIPLFLTDTFIWFVVSCTVAFIVAFIWVIVTGFDDVKDDEYTEGFDSQEQQKNLPLGKINVDASCEGSVIPMSDIPDNVFSEGMMGQCFAIEPVNGKVVSPANGTITAVFPSKHAIGILTDEGLELLLHIGIDTVNMNGEGFNCHVRQGQAVKKGELLVEVELEKVKKAGYPTMIIHVVCNSNDFQTIQLTNEKNVQAGQTVLTIE
- a CDS encoding MurR/RpiR family transcriptional regulator, with amino-acid sequence MIFDKLEKEIFTHSEQSIADYILKNPYSLDELTADDLGMITLTSKSTVFRFCKKIGVGSYEELKRVIQQENYERDKIKDIRLKQPFNKYSGVSDILGKMPHFYNVAIVNTNLMLNKELVRSIVQKIKNAEVIDFYCSGVTQAIAESAMFKFQTLGKQCNIFTNLNEHYVMSTKNNKRVSIILSFTGGNKQAVYSARKVKSIGQYTLGIGGEEFDDLKNVCDHYLQVYDKNIIAGFEMMLLAISMNYILDILFACLLVKDFDYHIKNALDVENIYSKKEDF